The genome window TGTTATATAGAAAATGTCATGATCATAACACAGGGCAATATTGAACAAAGGGAATTACATTAATATGTTACAACCCTGTGGAAGCTGTTTTCAGAAGTGTTGACTGGAAACAAAGGATAACATCGATATGAAAAATGCTTGAAATGAATATGATAATACAATTCTGTCCCAGTTATGATATCAAATTCTACATTCTAATAAAAGGCAATATGATTATGGTAGTCCTAATCTTTAAATGTGCAGtgagatgtgtgagtgtgcggagagaggcagagagctgcaaagctgctgctgctgtttacaATGGAGACCTGCTCAGATTACCCATTTCACTGCATTAACAATGACGAGAACCCGTGGAGTCCAGCCCACCCACCACCAACCGCTATCTACCGCTGGGTCACATCCAGTCTCTCATACAATGCAGACACAACTGAAGAGAATGCTCATTCTATGCTCTACCTGTTCGTGTTGCCTTTAGCACTCAGCCCCATGGTTTTCATGGTTGGTGATGGTCCGTGCAGTTCAGTGTTATTTATTGATATTCCCTCAtgaactgactgactgtgtgtcttGTCTCAAAGCGTTTTGCAGAGCCTAAAGAGGCAGATGGTGAGAGCAGAAAAGGAGGGactcttatagaccctttcaagagagttccattatcagcatagttggccccacaagacttcctttttaacattccatgttatcttaatgcagaggaagtagattggggcccaaatagaactttcaagcattgtttttgtttttattgttgaaagtcaagcattgtttttgtttttattgttgaaagggcccctttcaacaataaaaacaaaaacaatgcttgaacgttctatttggttcccaatctacttcctctgcattaagataacatatggaatgttaaaacggaagccttgtggggccaactatgtaagggataatgtattgtccgccggtaattatcagaaaataagtcccttcgacctgaagggacttattttctgataatttccggcggacaatacattatcccgcttattagttacacggctacttgccaaaacgagaaaagaaacctaacacaatgggtctttaaaattattttgctaccgtttcgtgtcttctgctgacaaaataaatagttcgccacacagatagaacttgacagtttcaggtgttgcgtggcaacgtactagcttactttccctttcaatgaaattccattgcaataagcgagcagacgtcttgcggagggatatgaaagacgttaatcaacccgttgccattgacagcggtgattatatactttgccggtgatttatgtagatttaacataggcccgaacgttgggaaggcccattcatgtgaatggaactttctgtagcactctgaagagccgtgtaataagatgctgataatggaactctcttgaaagggtctattaggCAAACaagaaggaaagggaaggaacagggacccactgtatgtgtcAGGCATTGGTGTCATATCACCTCTGAGCACAACAGATGCatataggtacacacacacacacacaaggcatgcacatgcacacccacaatCCTGTGTGAATAAATGTGCATTTTATTAGGATAAAATAGAGGAAAGACAACTGCCAGACATAGACAATGGAGTAAGTTGcaacataaattaattaattgaataaataaaaaagaacacTCTCTGGAGCACTGAAATGTCTGAAACTGCTAATACAGCTTGCCCTGAAGCGACTTGGCACtcgtattttttatttttttttcagattttttttattcaactcTGCACAGCGCCGGTAGGTGTGCCAAACAGAAAATGAGGCACATTCGTCCTCCTCACAAAGCAACGGAAAAGGGATagttaacaaaaaaacaagtcTAGCTACAGCTACAACCTTCACATAATGCTGGCTCGCGGATATAAGGAGGAGATACAGGGAGACATATCTGAGCATCGGTCACCACAGCCATTACTCACAGTGCTTTTTGGACATCAAGAGAACGAGGGGAAGCGAGATGATGCACTCTGAAgataacacccacacacacatacacacacttatgctgtgtgtatggttctctcaatccctcttttacattccttctctctctgaaacacacacatacacacacacacacactcagaatgtGTCGTTAAAATTGTAATATTCATAGAAGAAATCATTAATCATTAACAACATAAAAAGATAAATCCCATAGTAGGATCAATAAAATACGTCACTGAAAAAAGAACACACAGTTGAGATGATGTCTCAATCGGCCTCATCCAGTCTGTCACTTACTCTGACGTGCGCAAGTCTTTGAAAAATCAAATCACATTAAATCACACCCTCCCTTTGACATTCCACCAGTAATGCATTCATGTTTTCAACAGTCTTCAGTAAAAGCTTTGGCTTTCGACCTGGCAGTCTTTTGGTTCATTAGTTCCCTTCATCAGACGGTTATGTTCATCAGCCGGTCCAGATTGAGGTAACTGCGGGTTCAACCGCATGACAAAGGGTAGGGGATACATGAGAGAGAAGCGCTGCTGATAGTTTGATATCAGCTTCGACAGCGGTCTTTAGGGCCGTTTCATTCTTgggctctttctttctctctctctctctcaaacacacagtctccctctctccgtctctctcatatacacaaacgcacgcatatacacgcacacacacacacgcacacacacacacacacacacgcacacacgcacacacacacacacacacacaaacactacactcGCAGCATGTAGctaatatatatactgtacacacactcacatcccctCAGCAGTGGATCTCGTAGGCGATCTGTGTGTCAAACAGCAGACTCTGGTTGATGAAAAGCCCCTCGGGATCAAGCGGtggcccctctcccccctcagcAGGGGCCCTCTGGGGCCCTGGACCCCCCACGCCCCCCACCGCCACCCCCCGGGTGAGCGTGCCGCAACCCCCGccgcctcctccacctccaccgccCAGAGAGAGCGCATCAGCCGGTGTCAGCGGTGGGGAGATCGCCACCTGCTGGCCGCAGGCGGTGGTGGGCGCGGGCGCTGGGGGTAGCACGGGCTTGGCGCGGTTGAGCACGTACATCTCGTGGCCACGCTCGTCGCGGTACTCTTCCAGCTGCGCAAAGGTAGTGGGCCCGTCGGAGTAGTCGTTGACGTAGAGGATGCTCTCCTCCTTGCTGGCGCCATAGCCGCCGTAGCCACCGTAGCCGCCGCCGCAGACTCCGCCCCCCTCCTCCTTGACGCGCTGCCGGTGGCGACTGTAGATCATGAAGAGCAGCAGCAGTGCGGTCAGAGCCAGCAGCGAGATGCCCACGGCGATGGCCGTCTGCGTGGCCGGGCCCAGGGCGTTGAAGTCCATGCTCTCCAGCTCGTACAGCGGCTCCTGGCTCACGTCCACTGAAGACGGGTGgtagtaggaggaggaggaggaggaggaggaggaggaagaggaggaggagtggagccGGGGCCAGAGGGCAGAcggggaggacgaggaggacatGTTGACAGAGAGGTGAAAGGTCACGCGCGCCACGCCGCCGGGGTTCCAGGCCTCGCACTCGTAACGGCCGGCGTGAGCCACCGTCACGTTGCTCAGGAAGAGCATCCCACTGCCCGTGTCCGGGTCAAACCGCTCCCCGTCGCTGCTGctgccacctccaccaccatccTCTGCCCCACGTGTGGACCCCTGACCGCTCGACGAGCCCTTCCCCCCTGGCCGCGCCGTCACCACCCTGCCCCCTGCCCTGCCCTCACCCTCCGCCCCCACCTCCTGCACCAGGCCGCGGGGCGACAGCTGGGCCTTGCCGTGGGACGCCTTCCTCCAGGTGACCTGGGGCTGGGGGTAGCCGGAGGCCTGGCAGGAGACGCGCAGGCTCTCGCCCAGGCGCACGGTCAGGTGGCTGGGCTCCAGCTGCACCACGGGCGGGATGCACACCAGGCTGTTGGCCGGCACCTCCACTAGACTCAGGTGCGAGAGGCGCGGCGGCTCCGAGCACAGCAGCCGCCGCTCGGCCGAGCTCAGCAGACGCTGGCCCTCCTCATTAATCCAGCTGCGCAGCCAGTGCAGCGCACAGTCACAGCGCCAGGGGTTGtctgaggggaggagagagatggagagagataacagagaaatggaaatgagagagagagaaatggtagagagagtgtgagacaaagggagagaaagagatgtccATCATCCCTTTAT of Alosa sapidissima isolate fAloSap1 chromosome 1, fAloSap1.pri, whole genome shotgun sequence contains these proteins:
- the lrrc24 gene encoding leucine-rich repeat-containing protein 24, with product MATRRLSTAPTGMAPLPALPSLFLLRLLLFLLPLLPVLSLGCPGGCRCYSLTVECGSVGLKDIPQGIPPSTQTIFLQDNTVGQIRLQDLAGLVELHYLYLQNNSISALEPGAFQNQGQLLELALNGNRIHLINADVFRGLDHLRILYLAGNQITRLQDYTFRGLQRLQELHLQENSVEMLGEQALVGLSSLALLDLSRNNLRTLGPATLRPLVSLQVLRVTDNPWRCDCALHWLRSWINEEGQRLLSSAERRLLCSEPPRLSHLSLVEVPANSLVCIPPVVQLEPSHLTVRLGESLRVSCQASGYPQPQVTWRKASHGKAQLSPRGLVQEVGAEGEGRAGGRVVTARPGGKGSSSGQGSTRGAEDGGGGGSSSDGERFDPDTGSGMLFLSNVTVAHAGRYECEAWNPGGVARVTFHLSVNMSSSSSPSALWPRLHSSSSSSSSSSSSSSYYHPSSVDVSQEPLYELESMDFNALGPATQTAIAVGISLLALTALLLLFMIYSRHRQRVKEEGGGVCGGGYGGYGGYGASKEESILYVNDYSDGPTTFAQLEEYRDERGHEMYVLNRAKPVLPPAPAPTTACGQQVAISPPLTPADALSLGGGGGGGGGGCGTLTRGVAVGGVGGPGPQRAPAEGGEGPPLDPEGLFINQSLLFDTQIAYEIHC